The proteins below are encoded in one region of Campylobacter helveticus:
- the pseC gene encoding UDP-4-amino-4,6-dideoxy-N-acetyl-beta-L-altrosamine transaminase, whose amino-acid sequence MLSYSHQNITQDDIEVVVKALKEDFLTCGAKVDEFEKALCAYVGVKAACVLNSATSALHLAYLALNVKDKIVLTTPLTFIATANAALMAGAKVEFVDIGLDGNIDAKKLRTRLEKSCENIGAVAVVDFAGQSVEIDEIATLCKEFNLPLLDDASHALGAEFRGKKVGSFATLSVFSFHPVKPITTFEGGAVLSDDEEMIEHIKRLRSHAIVKKRLWDSDSFELGFNYRLSDVACALGINQLAKLDKNLEKREQIAAFYDKEFEKNPYFSTLKIAPHKKSSRHLYPILLYPEFYCSKEEIFSALLKKGIGVQVHYKPTYEFSFYKNMLGNLRLENVDNFYKAELSIPCHQEMSLKDAEFVKESLFEVLKEVKECK is encoded by the coding sequence ATGCTTAGTTATTCTCATCAAAACATCACTCAAGATGACATTGAAGTCGTCGTCAAAGCTTTAAAAGAAGACTTTTTAACCTGCGGGGCAAAGGTCGATGAATTTGAAAAAGCTCTGTGCGCTTATGTAGGCGTAAAGGCTGCTTGTGTGCTAAATTCGGCTACTTCGGCTTTGCATTTAGCCTATCTTGCTTTAAATGTGAAAGATAAAATCGTCCTCACCACGCCCCTTACCTTCATCGCTACGGCAAATGCTGCTTTAATGGCAGGAGCAAAAGTAGAGTTTGTAGATATAGGGCTTGATGGAAACATAGACGCGAAAAAACTTAGGACTAGGCTTGAAAAAAGCTGTGAAAATATCGGTGCGGTGGCGGTTGTGGATTTTGCTGGGCAAAGCGTTGAGATAGATGAGATTGCTACGCTTTGTAAGGAATTTAACCTACCTTTGCTTGATGACGCCTCTCACGCTTTGGGAGCTGAGTTTCGTGGCAAAAAAGTCGGCTCTTTTGCCACTTTGAGCGTATTTTCCTTTCACCCTGTAAAGCCCATAACCACTTTTGAGGGCGGGGCTGTGCTAAGTGATGATGAAGAGATGATAGAACACATCAAAAGGCTAAGAAGTCACGCCATAGTCAAAAAAAGGCTATGGGATAGCGATAGTTTCGAGCTTGGCTTTAACTACCGCTTAAGTGATGTCGCTTGTGCTTTGGGGATAAATCAACTCGCAAAGCTAGATAAGAATTTAGAAAAAAGAGAGCAAATTGCCGCTTTTTATGATAAGGAATTTGAGAAAAATCCTTATTTCTCCACGCTTAAAATCGCACCACATAAAAAAAGCTCAAGGCATCTTTACCCCATACTTTTATATCCTGAGTTTTACTGCTCTAAAGAGGAAATTTTTTCTGCTTTGCTGAAAAAAGGCATAGGTGTGCAGGTGCATTATAAGCCTACTTATGAATTTAGTTTTTACAAAAATATGCTTGGAAATTTACGCCTCGAAAATGTGGATAATTTTTACAAAGCCGAGCTAAGTATCCCTTGTCATCAAGAAATGAGCCTAAAAGATGCGGAATTTGTAAAAGAAAGCCTTTTTGAAGTGCTTAAAGAAGTAAAGGAGTGCAAATGA
- the pseB gene encoding UDP-N-acetylglucosamine 4,6-dehydratase (inverting) — translation MFNNKVILITGGTGSFGKTYTKVLLQNYKPKKIIIYSRDELKQFEMASVFNAPCMRYFIGDVRDKERLKKATKDVDFIIHAAAMKHVPIAEYNPMECIKTNIHGAQNVIDACFENGVKKCIALSTDKACNPVNLYGATKLASDKLFVAANNMAGANHTRFSVTRYGNVVGSRGSVVPFFKKLISEGANELPITDSRMTRFWISLENGVKFVLSNFERMHGGEIFIPKIPSMKIVDLAHALAPNLAHKIIGIRAGEKLHEIMISSDDSHLTYEFENYYAISPSIKFIDTHTDFSINALGEKGEKVPNGFSYSSDNNPSWASEKELLDIINHTEVF, via the coding sequence ATGTTTAATAATAAAGTTATTTTAATCACAGGCGGAACAGGTTCGTTTGGCAAGACTTATACTAAAGTTTTATTACAAAATTATAAGCCTAAGAAAATCATCATTTATTCCCGTGATGAGTTAAAGCAATTTGAAATGGCAAGTGTATTTAACGCCCCTTGTATGCGGTATTTCATCGGCGATGTGAGGGATAAAGAGAGGCTTAAAAAAGCGACTAAAGATGTCGATTTTATCATACACGCTGCGGCAATGAAACATGTGCCAATAGCTGAATATAACCCTATGGAGTGCATTAAAACCAACATTCACGGCGCACAAAATGTCATTGATGCTTGTTTTGAAAACGGCGTGAAAAAGTGCATAGCCCTAAGCACGGATAAGGCTTGTAATCCCGTAAATTTATACGGCGCGACTAAGCTAGCTAGTGATAAGCTTTTTGTCGCAGCAAATAATATGGCAGGGGCAAATCACACCCGCTTTAGCGTTACAAGGTATGGTAATGTCGTAGGCTCAAGAGGTTCTGTGGTGCCATTTTTTAAAAAACTCATTAGCGAGGGGGCAAATGAGCTTCCTATCACAGATTCTAGAATGACTCGCTTTTGGATAAGCCTAGAAAATGGCGTGAAATTCGTGTTAAGCAATTTTGAAAGAATGCACGGAGGCGAAATTTTTATCCCTAAAATTCCCTCAATGAAAATCGTTGATTTAGCCCACGCTTTAGCACCAAATTTAGCGCATAAAATCATAGGCATAAGAGCAGGGGAAAAGCTACACGAGATTATGATTTCAAGTGATGATAGTCATTTAACTTATGAGTTTGAAAACTACTACGCCATAAGCCCTAGCATTAAATTTATTGACACGCATACGGATTTTAGCATAAATGCCCTTGGCGAAAAGGGTGAAAAAGTGCCAAATGGCTTTTCTTACAGCTCGGATAATAATCCCTCTTGGGCGAGTGAAAAAGAGCTTTTAGATATCATCAATCACACTGAGGTTTTTTAA
- the rplI gene encoding 50S ribosomal protein L9 translates to MKVLLIKDVKSLGKAGEVKEVKDGYGQNFLIAKGFAKAATTEVLRKYESDKKKEAENLRFELANLEKLKSELAKVTLTISKPVGANGSLFGGVTKEDIAQALKNQTSIELDKKSLECETIKNLGLHTISVKLGHAIHAEFKLEVKAQK, encoded by the coding sequence ATGAAGGTATTATTAATCAAAGATGTTAAAAGTCTAGGAAAGGCTGGAGAGGTCAAGGAAGTCAAGGACGGCTATGGGCAGAATTTTCTCATCGCTAAGGGTTTTGCTAAAGCCGCTACAACTGAAGTTTTAAGAAAATATGAAAGTGATAAGAAAAAAGAAGCGGAAAATTTGCGTTTTGAACTTGCAAATTTGGAAAAGCTTAAAAGCGAACTTGCCAAAGTTACGCTTACAATTTCTAAGCCTGTGGGGGCAAATGGTAGTTTGTTTGGTGGGGTTACAAAAGAAGATATCGCTCAAGCCCTTAAAAATCAAACAAGTATCGAGCTAGACAAGAAAAGTTTAGAGTGTGAGACAATTAAAAATCTAGGTTTGCATACTATCAGCGTAAAGCTAGGACACGCAATTCACGCGGAATTTAAGCTAGAAGTCAAGGCACAGAAGTGA
- a CDS encoding N-6 DNA methylase, translating to MQVDFASQQLIYPQGIKIHDTTTSNFSHPENFVVFECVHRLLEKGYKAESLELEPKWQLGREAKSGKADILVRDNKNAPYLIIECKTAGVEFSKEWSRMQENGGQLFSYFQQEKATKFLCLYTSDLEAESKSIKYQNYIIQAFDNDEYLQENELEKSYKKASNNTELFAVWKESYELQFFTQGIFENDVNAYKILELTPTFSNLQELKEEGKYHEFAKILRKHNISGKENAFDKLVNIFLCKIYDESFNKNNLKFGYFGVMADTYASMQDRLMLLYKEAMSEFLGEEITFVSNDDIEKAFKKLHATDLKAQIQKHIKELKFYSNNDFAFLEVHNKELFLQNALVLKEIIELFSPYKLTQNSTNQFLGNLFELFLQKGMKQDEGQFFTPIQICEFIMYALPLDSMLSSKPLKVLDFACGAGHFLNTYANELKRYATQDLQEHYKQIYGIEKEYRLSKVAKVSSAMYGQNEINILYADALATHELENPKTDSGNKQKPQINNHSFDLLIANPPYSVKGFLETLSAKSKKTYTLFTNEINIETNNAIECFFIERANQLLRDNAKAAIILPSSILNKDGIYKSTREILLINFDFIAIVELGSGTFGATGTNTIILFLRKKDSFTPENATISQDYSNIKNYIESGHLSQNEPYKDYINAFNAYCDFRGFDKGEYESFLNGSLESYPFGWVQGVGVQNSKNAKSTTQLLELDTFKEYHAAFKETSEYKKLLDSKAYKDSKDKDTLIHNAFLAYARAIEKDKLLYFSLALNQAPIIIKAPSDNKEQKKFLGYEWSNRKGDEGLKELHSPYLSPLFERDNPQNENKLAYLIRQAFLEISNPIPQDLSSYAFKAKLIDMLDFSKVDFNKAISLNPINSQGEGKAQNPFENCKFELVKLGEVAKIDWGNTNLTKSIYKNDGKYLAYSASGQDGKIDFFENDEEAIILSAIGARCGKCFFAIGKWTAIKNTITIKTDKEKVISKFAFYLVNNENFWEKSGSAQPFIKLSSVKNTKIPLPPLEIQKQIVAECEKVEEQYNTIRMSIEKYQELIRAILVKCGIVASDESIGGQLAA from the coding sequence ATGCAAGTAGATTTTGCTAGCCAACAGCTTATCTATCCACAAGGCATAAAGATACACGACACCACGACTTCAAACTTCTCTCACCCTGAAAATTTTGTCGTCTTTGAATGCGTGCATAGATTATTAGAAAAGGGCTATAAAGCAGAGTCTTTAGAGCTAGAACCAAAGTGGCAGCTAGGCAGAGAAGCAAAAAGTGGGAAAGCTGATATTTTAGTGCGTGATAATAAAAATGCCCCCTATCTCATCATAGAGTGCAAAACCGCAGGGGTGGAATTTAGCAAAGAGTGGAGCAGGATGCAGGAAAATGGCGGGCAGCTTTTTAGCTATTTTCAGCAAGAAAAAGCTACAAAATTCCTATGCCTTTACACCAGCGATTTAGAAGCAGAATCTAAAAGCATAAAATATCAAAACTACATTATCCAAGCCTTTGATAATGACGAATACTTGCAAGAAAACGAGCTAGAAAAATCCTATAAAAAAGCAAGTAATAACACCGAGCTTTTTGCAGTATGGAAAGAGAGCTATGAATTGCAATTTTTCACGCAAGGCATTTTTGAAAATGATGTGAATGCCTATAAGATTCTAGAGCTAACCCCCACTTTTTCTAATCTACAAGAGCTAAAAGAAGAGGGTAAATACCACGAGTTTGCTAAGATTTTACGCAAACATAATATTTCAGGCAAAGAAAATGCCTTTGATAAACTTGTAAATATCTTTCTTTGTAAAATCTATGATGAAAGCTTTAATAAAAACAATCTCAAATTTGGCTATTTTGGCGTTATGGCAGATACTTATGCGAGTATGCAAGATAGGCTAATGCTCCTTTACAAAGAAGCGATGAGTGAATTTTTAGGCGAAGAAATTACCTTTGTCTCTAATGATGATATAGAAAAAGCCTTTAAAAAACTCCACGCAACAGATTTAAAAGCACAAATACAAAAGCATATCAAAGAGCTTAAATTCTACTCCAACAACGACTTTGCCTTTTTAGAAGTGCATAATAAAGAGCTTTTCTTACAAAACGCCCTAGTGCTAAAAGAAATCATCGAGCTTTTTTCTCCCTACAAACTCACGCAAAATTCCACCAATCAATTCTTAGGCAATCTTTTTGAGCTTTTTTTACAAAAGGGTATGAAGCAAGATGAAGGGCAGTTTTTCACCCCGATTCAAATTTGTGAGTTTATTATGTATGCCTTACCGCTAGATTCTATGCTAAGTTCTAAGCCTTTAAAAGTGCTTGACTTTGCTTGTGGGGCTGGGCATTTTCTAAACACTTATGCAAATGAGCTTAAACGCTACGCCACGCAGGATTTACAAGAGCATTACAAACAAATTTATGGCATTGAGAAAGAATACCGCCTAAGTAAAGTCGCAAAAGTTTCTTCTGCAATGTATGGACAAAATGAAATCAATATCCTTTATGCAGACGCCCTTGCCACACACGAGCTAGAAAATCCCAAAACAGACAGCGGAAATAAGCAAAAGCCCCAAATCAATAACCACAGCTTTGATTTACTTATCGCTAATCCCCCTTACTCTGTCAAGGGCTTTTTAGAGACCTTAAGTGCTAAATCCAAAAAAACCTACACACTTTTTACTAATGAGATAAATATAGAGACAAATAACGCCATTGAATGCTTTTTCATAGAGAGGGCAAATCAGCTTTTAAGAGACAATGCCAAAGCCGCCATTATCCTACCAAGCTCTATTTTAAACAAAGATGGCATTTATAAAAGCACAAGAGAGATATTGCTTATCAATTTTGACTTCATCGCTATCGTGGAGCTAGGCAGCGGGACTTTTGGAGCGACAGGCACAAATACCATTATTTTATTCTTACGCAAAAAGGACAGCTTCACACCAGAAAACGCAACCATTTCGCAAGATTATAGCAATATCAAAAACTACATAGAAAGCGGACATTTATCACAAAATGAGCCTTATAAAGACTACATAAACGCATTTAATGCGTATTGTGATTTTAGGGGCTTTGATAAAGGGGAGTATGAGAGCTTTTTAAATGGGAGTTTAGAATCTTATCCATTTGGGTGGGTGCAGGGCGTAGGGGTGCAAAATAGTAAAAACGCTAAAAGCACAACACAGCTTTTAGAGCTAGATACCTTTAAAGAATACCACGCCGCCTTTAAAGAAACAAGCGAGTATAAAAAGCTGCTAGATTCTAAAGCCTACAAAGATTCTAAAGACAAAGACACCTTGATACACAACGCCTTTTTAGCTTACGCAAGAGCGATAGAAAAAGATAAATTACTCTATTTCTCTCTAGCTCTCAATCAAGCCCCTATCATCATCAAAGCCCCAAGTGATAACAAAGAGCAGAAAAAATTCTTAGGCTATGAGTGGAGTAATCGCAAAGGCGATGAAGGCTTAAAAGAGCTACATAGTCCCTACCTTAGCCCCCTTTTTGAAAGGGATAATCCGCAAAATGAAAACAAACTAGCCTACCTTATCCGCCAAGCATTTTTAGAAATCTCTAATCCTATCCCACAAGATTTAAGCTCCTATGCTTTTAAGGCAAAACTCATAGATATGCTAGACTTTAGCAAAGTGGATTTTAATAAGGCTATAAGTCTAAATCCTATCAATTCACAAGGCGAGGGCAAGGCACAGAATCCTTTTGAAAATTGTAAATTTGAGTTGGTAAAGTTAGGGGAAGTTGCAAAAATTGATTGGGGTAATACAAATCTAACAAAATCAATATATAAGAATGATGGGAAATATCTTGCATACTCGGCAAGCGGACAAGATGGCAAAATTGATTTTTTTGAAAATGATGAAGAGGCAATTATATTATCCGCCATTGGTGCTAGATGTGGGAAATGTTTTTTTGCTATTGGAAAATGGACGGCTATTAAAAACACTATTACAATAAAAACTGATAAAGAAAAAGTTATTTCTAAGTTTGCATTTTATCTAGTTAATAATGAAAATTTTTGGGAAAAATCTGGCTCTGCCCAGCCTTTTATAAAACTTTCTTCAGTTAAAAATACAAAAATCCCCCTACCACCCCTAGAAATCCAAAAGCAAATCGTAGCAGAATGTGAAAAGGTAGAAGAGCAATATAACACCATAAGAATGAGCATAGAAAAATACCAAGAGTTAATTCGTGCGATTTTAGTCAAATGCGGCATTGTAGCTAGTGATGAATCTATCGGGGGGCAACTAGCCGCTTAA
- a CDS encoding restriction endonuclease subunit S, protein MLDSIQELESKLDFDNNNTLDFKALLDSIPTPPKQGWDTKKLQEIANISRGASPRPINEFLTQDSNGINWIKIGDVADNAKYITQTKEKITPQGAEKSKFVKVGDFILSNSMSIGRPYILKIDGCIHDGWLLLSNIDRTISKEFLYYALISSDTQKQFKEKASGMVVENLKIDLVKSVKIPLPPLAAQENIIQTIEKLEMRIENFELLMENLESKKAEILTSFLESGI, encoded by the coding sequence TTGCTAGATTCTATCCAAGAGCTAGAATCTAAGCTAGATTTTGATAACAATAACACCTTAGATTTTAAAGCCCTTTTAGATTCTATCCCCACCCCACCAAAACAAGGCTGGGATACAAAAAAATTACAAGAAATCGCAAACATCTCAAGGGGAGCATCGCCTAGGCCTATCAATGAATTTTTAACGCAAGATTCTAATGGGATTAATTGGATTAAAATCGGCGATGTGGCAGACAATGCAAAATATATCACACAAACAAAAGAAAAAATTACTCCACAAGGAGCAGAAAAATCAAAATTTGTTAAGGTTGGGGATTTTATTTTGTCAAACTCAATGAGTATAGGCAGACCTTATATCTTAAAAATAGATGGTTGCATACACGATGGTTGGTTGCTTTTATCAAATATAGATAGGACAATTAGCAAGGAATTTTTATATTATGCTTTAATCTCAAGCGACACGCAAAAACAATTTAAAGAAAAAGCTAGTGGAATGGTAGTGGAAAACCTAAAGATTGATTTAGTCAAAAGTGTAAAAATCCCCCTCCCGCCCCTCGCCGCACAGGAAAACATCATTCAAACTATTGAAAAGCTGGAAATGAGAATTGAAAATTTTGAGCTTTTGATGGAAAATTTAGAGTCTAAAAAAGCAGAAATTTTAACATCCTTTTTAGAGAGTGGAATTTAA
- the hslV gene encoding ATP-dependent protease subunit HslV produces MFHATTILAYKGKNKSVIGGDGQVSFGNTILKGNAIKIRKLNNGKVLAGFAGSTADAFNLFDMFENLLQSAKGDLLKAAIDFSKEWRKDKYLRKLEAMMLVLDREHIFLLSGTGDVVEPEDGQIAAIGSGGNYALSAARALQKHAQNLDEEELVKSSLTIAGEICVYTNTNIKTYVIEDEK; encoded by the coding sequence ATGTTTCACGCTACAACGATACTAGCTTATAAAGGTAAAAATAAATCTGTCATTGGTGGTGATGGACAAGTAAGCTTTGGCAATACCATACTCAAGGGCAATGCCATTAAAATTCGAAAACTTAATAATGGCAAGGTTTTGGCAGGCTTTGCGGGTAGCACGGCTGATGCTTTTAATCTTTTTGATATGTTTGAGAATTTGCTCCAAAGTGCGAAGGGCGATTTGCTTAAAGCGGCGATTGATTTTTCTAAGGAATGGCGTAAGGATAAGTATCTAAGAAAGCTCGAGGCTATGATGCTTGTGCTTGATAGAGAGCATATTTTTTTACTTTCTGGCACGGGTGATGTGGTAGAGCCAGAAGACGGGCAAATCGCAGCCATAGGAAGCGGAGGAAATTACGCTCTTTCAGCGGCTAGAGCCTTACAAAAACACGCCCAAAATTTAGACGAAGAAGAGCTGGTTAAATCAAGCTTAACGATAGCTGGAGAAATTTGTGTTTATACAAATACCAACATTAAAACTTATGTAATTGAGGATGAAAAATGA
- the hslU gene encoding ATP-dependent protease ATPase subunit HslU, translating to MNLTPKEIVKFLDDYVIGQKNAKKIIAIALRNRYRRMKLSPELQDDIMPKNILMIGSTGVGKTEIARRLAKMMGFPFIKIEASKYTEVGFVGRDVESMVRDLANAALNLVKNEQREKNQDKIDAYIEDKILEKLLPPLPKGVSEEKQEEYKNSLEKMRVKLKNGDLDESVIELEISQSMFDTNPNLPPEMSAMQDMVKVIGVGSKKVKKEMKIKDARNTLKSEASDKILDTENIKSEALRRVENEGIIFIDEIDKIAVSSANSNRQDPSKEGVQRDLLPIVEGSSVQTKLGVLKTDHILFIAAGAFHLSKPSDLIPELQGRFPLRVELDSLDDEALYAILTRPKNSLLKQYIELLKTENLTLEFEDEAIREIAKIASRANEEMQDIGARRLHTVIEKLLENLSYEADEYAGKKFIVDKKMVEEKLSSIVENKDLARYIL from the coding sequence ATGAATTTAACCCCTAAAGAAATTGTTAAATTTTTAGATGATTATGTGATAGGGCAAAAAAATGCGAAAAAAATCATCGCCATAGCACTAAGAAACCGCTACCGCAGAATGAAATTAAGCCCTGAGCTTCAAGATGACATAATGCCTAAAAATATTTTGATGATAGGCTCAACTGGTGTGGGCAAAACGGAAATCGCAAGGCGTTTGGCGAAAATGATGGGCTTTCCTTTTATAAAAATCGAAGCGAGTAAATATACAGAAGTGGGCTTTGTGGGGCGTGATGTAGAAAGTATGGTAAGAGACCTTGCAAATGCGGCTTTAAATTTAGTCAAAAATGAGCAAAGGGAGAAAAATCAAGATAAAATTGACGCTTATATTGAGGATAAAATTTTAGAAAAACTTTTACCACCCCTACCAAAAGGCGTGAGTGAAGAAAAGCAAGAAGAGTATAAAAATAGCCTAGAAAAAATGCGAGTTAAGCTTAAAAATGGCGATTTAGATGAGAGTGTGATAGAGCTTGAAATTTCGCAAAGTATGTTTGATACGAATCCAAATTTACCACCTGAAATGAGTGCTATGCAAGATATGGTAAAGGTCATCGGTGTGGGTAGTAAAAAAGTCAAAAAAGAAATGAAGATAAAGGACGCTAGAAATACCCTAAAAAGCGAAGCAAGTGATAAAATTTTAGATACGGAAAATATTAAGAGTGAGGCTTTAAGACGCGTGGAAAATGAGGGGATTATCTTTATCGATGAGATAGATAAAATCGCCGTTTCAAGTGCAAATTCTAATCGTCAAGACCCTAGTAAAGAGGGCGTTCAAAGGGACTTGCTTCCCATCGTGGAAGGCTCAAGTGTGCAAACAAAACTTGGAGTTTTAAAAACCGACCATATCCTTTTCATCGCGGCGGGAGCTTTTCATCTTAGTAAGCCAAGCGATTTAATCCCAGAGCTTCAAGGACGCTTTCCCTTAAGAGTGGAGCTTGATAGTCTTGATGATGAGGCTTTATATGCGATTTTAACCCGTCCTAAAAATTCGCTTTTAAAGCAATATATAGAGCTTTTAAAAACTGAAAATTTAACATTAGAATTTGAAGATGAGGCGATAAGAGAAATTGCTAAAATCGCTTCAAGGGCAAATGAAGAAATGCAAGACATCGGTGCGAGAAGATTGCACACGGTGATTGAAAAATTGCTTGAGAATTTAAGTTACGAAGCCGATGAGTATGCGGGTAAAAAATTCATTGTAGATAAAAAAATGGTCGAAGAGAAATTAAGCTCAATCGTAGAAAATAAAGACTTAGCAAGGTATATTTTGTGA
- the era gene encoding GTPase Era, producing the protein MRSGFISLIGRTNAGKSTLINSLLEEKIALVSHKQNATRRKIKAIVMQGQNQLIFIDTPGLHESKAVLNQLLIQSAIKAMGDCDVIVFVASVFDDVSDYEKFLALKPKIPHIVVLNKVDLAKNEEVLQKLQEYAKFSSHFEAILPYSAKQKTYKKALLEEIVKLLPKHSHFYDSEFLTPSSEKELFRDFILESLYENLSEELPYCSEVLMQSVKEKPQILIIHAQIITDTNSHKMMIVGKEGATLKRIGKNARIKIEKLVQKKVLLKLFVVVKKNWQKDELFLKKMLEYEE; encoded by the coding sequence GTGAGAAGTGGCTTTATAAGCCTCATAGGACGCACAAACGCAGGTAAAAGCACTCTTATTAATTCTTTACTTGAAGAAAAAATAGCCCTCGTTTCTCACAAACAAAATGCCACGAGGCGCAAAATCAAAGCCATAGTAATGCAAGGGCAAAATCAACTCATCTTCATAGACACGCCCGGACTTCACGAAAGCAAAGCCGTGCTTAATCAGCTTTTAATTCAAAGTGCGATAAAGGCTATGGGGGATTGTGATGTAATCGTTTTTGTGGCGAGTGTTTTTGATGATGTGAGTGATTATGAAAAATTCCTTGCGTTAAAGCCTAAAATTCCGCATATTGTGGTGCTTAATAAGGTCGATTTGGCTAAAAACGAAGAAGTGCTTCAAAAATTACAAGAATATGCGAAATTTAGCAGTCATTTTGAGGCTATTTTGCCTTATTCTGCGAAACAAAAAACTTATAAAAAAGCACTTTTGGAAGAAATTGTAAAATTACTTCCTAAGCATTCGCATTTTTATGATAGTGAATTTTTAACTCCAAGTAGCGAAAAAGAGCTTTTTAGAGATTTTATTTTGGAAAGTTTGTATGAGAATTTGAGCGAAGAATTGCCTTATTGTAGCGAGGTTTTAATGCAAAGCGTAAAGGAAAAGCCTCAAATTCTCATTATCCACGCGCAAATCATCACAGATACAAATTCACACAAAATGATGATAGTAGGAAAAGAGGGCGCAACCCTTAAGAGAATAGGCAAAAATGCAAGGATTAAAATAGAAAAATTAGTGCAAAAAAAGGTGCTTTTAAAGCTTTTTGTTGTTGTTAAGAAAAATTGGCAAAAAGATGAGCTTTTTTTAAAAAAAATGCTAGAGTATGAAGAGTAA
- a CDS encoding peptide MFS transporter, whose translation MQQEINHQKIDKAFLGHPKPLFALSATELWERFSFYGIRPLLVLFMTATLLSGGLGMSKEEASAIAGIFGGCIYLAALPGGWLADNYLGQKKAVFIGCVIIALGHLSIALSYFISPLFFVGLALIVIGTGLFKTCSSVMVGMMYDKKDARRDSGFTIFYMGINIGGFIAPLVTGFLQTQYGWHLGFGAGGIGMLIALCIFAFKAVPDFKEFDEKVGMSEAWDKPTVRNKNAIYVIVIFLVALVGFAILGMGGIINLNPVAIAESMTMIILWCAGLYFLYLFFLASLTKDEKKNLIVFVVLFFAAAVFWSVFEQQYTTYNFFADKLTNKVAFGYEIPTVWFQSINSLFIILLAPVVGAIWVFLAKRKFELSSLTKFSLGLIGAGVGFLIMAFAASGIISNNGGAENAVSAVASGSAILASPWWLVGSFLFLTLGELCLSPVGLSIMTRIAPKLIKSQVMGLWFVSISVGNVLAGLIGGHANEENLASLPDLFYQCVWILFAVAVVLLILKKFIKKLEN comes from the coding sequence ATGCAACAAGAAATAAACCATCAAAAAATTGATAAGGCATTTCTAGGACACCCTAAACCACTTTTTGCTTTATCGGCGACTGAACTTTGGGAGCGATTTTCTTTTTATGGTATCCGTCCTTTACTTGTGCTTTTTATGACAGCGACTTTGCTTAGCGGAGGACTTGGTATGAGTAAGGAAGAGGCTTCTGCGATTGCTGGTATTTTTGGAGGATGCATTTATCTTGCTGCTTTGCCCGGTGGCTGGTTAGCGGATAATTACTTGGGGCAAAAAAAGGCTGTGTTTATCGGCTGCGTTATCATTGCTTTGGGGCATTTAAGTATCGCTTTATCCTATTTTATTTCCCCTTTGTTTTTTGTTGGACTTGCTTTGATTGTGATTGGGACGGGACTTTTTAAAACTTGCTCTTCAGTTATGGTAGGTATGATGTATGATAAAAAGGATGCAAGAAGGGATTCTGGTTTTACTATTTTTTATATGGGGATTAATATCGGCGGTTTTATAGCCCCTTTGGTAACAGGCTTTTTGCAAACTCAGTATGGTTGGCATTTGGGATTTGGCGCAGGGGGCATTGGTATGCTGATAGCTCTTTGTATTTTCGCATTTAAGGCTGTACCTGACTTTAAGGAATTTGATGAAAAGGTGGGAATGAGCGAAGCTTGGGACAAACCTACGGTGCGTAATAAAAATGCCATTTATGTGATTGTTATATTTTTGGTTGCCCTTGTGGGCTTTGCTATTTTGGGTATGGGAGGGATTATAAATCTTAATCCCGTTGCCATCGCAGAAAGTATGACTATGATAATTTTGTGGTGTGCGGGACTTTATTTTCTTTACCTTTTCTTTTTGGCTTCTTTAACTAAAGATGAAAAGAAAAATTTAATTGTTTTTGTGGTGCTATTTTTTGCTGCTGCTGTGTTTTGGTCGGTATTTGAGCAACAATATACTACATATAATTTCTTTGCCGACAAGCTTACAAATAAGGTCGCTTTTGGTTATGAAATTCCAACCGTTTGGTTTCAGTCTATAAACTCCCTTTTTATCATACTTTTAGCACCTGTTGTGGGAGCGATTTGGGTATTTTTAGCAAAAAGAAAATTTGAACTTTCTTCTTTGACCAAATTTTCTTTAGGGTTAATTGGTGCTGGTGTGGGCTTTTTGATTATGGCTTTTGCTGCTAGTGGCATTATTTCAAATAACGGCGGAGCGGAAAATGCTGTGAGTGCTGTGGCAAGTGGAAGTGCCATTTTGGCGTCTCCTTGGTGGTTGGTGGGAAGCTTTTTATTTTTAACCTTAGGAGAACTTTGCCTTTCGCCTGTGGGTTTGTCCATAATGACAAGAATTGCGCCTAAGCTTATCAAGTCGCAAGTTATGGGATTATGGTTTGTTAGCATTTCTGTGGGAAATGTTTTAGCAGGGCTTATAGGCGGACACGCAAATGAGGAAAATTTGGCTTCTTTGCCTGATTTATTTTATCAATGTGTTTGGATTTTATTTGCCGTGGCTGTGGTGCTTTTAATCCTTAAAAAATTTATTAAAAAATTAGAAAATTAA